A genomic region of Leptolyngbya sp. NIES-2104 contains the following coding sequences:
- a CDS encoding M48 family metallopeptidase gives MPNYPGISSEAFRHPLDRQAEQALRSVPGFDLVARKFVEFVYERPRYIHLMGNSIQVGVRQFSSVYQIFRECLQSLDISPEPALFVSQAPSVNAYALGQEKPCVVLNSALLDLLSETELRSVIAHELGHLKCGHTTLTQMAMWANFAIAGLADFTFGLSNFISTGLMLAFYEWMRKAELSADRASLLVMDELNPTLQGMMRLAGGSLKYAHEMSLDELIKQSDRYQALDNDQLNQLYKFSLYNDVSNGVFLSHPFTIERVRFLQEWAASSEFQHIRQGNYVRVGAEGAVNVETQNPEADELKRQIEELQREIERVKRSQ, from the coding sequence ATGCCAAACTATCCCGGAATTTCGAGTGAAGCCTTTCGCCATCCGCTTGATCGACAAGCGGAACAAGCCTTGAGAAGCGTCCCCGGTTTTGATCTGGTTGCTCGAAAATTCGTCGAATTTGTCTACGAACGCCCCCGCTACATTCACCTAATGGGCAATTCGATTCAAGTTGGCGTTCGACAGTTCTCTAGTGTCTATCAAATCTTTCGCGAATGTTTGCAGAGCTTAGATATTTCACCTGAGCCTGCATTGTTTGTTTCACAAGCTCCCTCCGTGAATGCGTATGCACTCGGACAAGAAAAGCCTTGTGTTGTATTAAATAGTGCATTGCTCGATTTGCTTTCGGAAACAGAACTACGATCGGTAATCGCTCACGAGCTAGGTCATCTCAAATGTGGACATACCACGCTGACTCAAATGGCAATGTGGGCGAATTTTGCGATCGCAGGTTTAGCCGATTTTACCTTTGGTCTAAGCAACTTTATTAGTACAGGTTTGATGTTGGCGTTCTACGAATGGATGCGAAAAGCAGAACTATCCGCTGATCGCGCTTCATTGCTCGTGATGGATGAACTCAACCCAACCTTGCAGGGCATGATGCGACTAGCAGGCGGATCGCTCAAATATGCTCACGAAATGAGCTTAGACGAACTAATCAAACAAAGCGATCGCTATCAAGCTCTCGACAATGATCAACTGAATCAGCTTTACAAATTCTCGCTGTACAACGACGTTTCCAATGGAGTGTTTCTCTCACATCCGTTTACGATCGAGCGCGTTCGATTTCTTCAAGAATGGGCGGCTTCTTCAGAGTTCCAGCACATTCGTCAAGGAAATTATGTTCGAGTCGGAGCAGAAGGAGCGGTAAACGTGGAAACGCAGAATCCAGAAGCCGACGAACTGAAACGGCAGATTGAGGAATTGCAGCGAGAAATTGAACGGGTCAAGCGATCGCAATAA
- a CDS encoding iron uptake porin, translated as MLNPSRYWKLWLAAPAVLFWMQSAQASEKLQTPEVKSASIESKIKSEIKEVTPNFEQVSGVASLETATPASGMEQVTSVSQFTDVRPTDWAFQALQSLVERYGCIAGYPDRTYRGNRALTRFEFAAGLNACLDRVNELISASTADLVKKEDLATLQKLQEQFAVELATIRGRVDALEARTTTLEKQQFSTTTKLFGNAYFNITGAGASDDVVFEGPAGSGGNTEGRFFATRTGGLPTRVVAEDPNITASFLTWLTLVTSFSGRDQLVTQLAAGNGRSPYNQYASAGFYNASGVPFTDQTAGTENGRSDVVIRDLFYSFPVSDAIKVTVGPRINWYRHFDGNRFLNIFASGASFDTSNSTQSNSVDRGSGAVVEWDISPQLRLALGYLGENTEFLSPAFGFNTSSSPRFGLFGGTNTASAELTFAPSTNFNLRLQYNYSRIQAYGGQVGGAIGEPIPYGYLDAGAGFSEGGVGGGLRFATASMFGVNFDWLITPGIGLFGRYSFATINLNPIDAKVDTQSFQVGAAFPDLGKKGAQATIAFVMPMDITRGRRFFASGGGDGGTQYELEASYFYPLTQNIAIVPTFYAIFNANNFDSNPTVYVGNIRTQFSF; from the coding sequence ATGTTAAATCCTTCTCGCTACTGGAAGCTGTGGTTAGCAGCTCCAGCGGTTCTGTTTTGGATGCAGTCTGCTCAGGCATCGGAAAAACTTCAAACTCCAGAAGTAAAATCGGCTTCGATCGAATCGAAAATTAAATCGGAAATCAAAGAGGTCACACCGAATTTCGAGCAGGTGAGCGGCGTTGCATCTTTGGAAACTGCGACTCCTGCCTCCGGAATGGAGCAAGTCACCTCAGTTTCACAATTCACGGATGTTCGTCCGACCGATTGGGCGTTTCAAGCGCTGCAATCGTTGGTAGAACGATATGGCTGTATTGCGGGTTATCCCGATCGTACCTATCGCGGCAATCGGGCACTGACTCGGTTTGAATTCGCAGCGGGATTGAACGCGTGTCTCGATCGTGTGAACGAACTGATTTCCGCCTCAACCGCTGATTTGGTCAAAAAAGAAGACCTCGCCACCCTGCAAAAACTGCAAGAACAATTCGCCGTAGAACTGGCAACGATTCGGGGTCGTGTCGATGCCCTCGAAGCTCGCACTACAACCTTAGAAAAACAGCAATTCTCGACAACAACAAAACTGTTTGGGAACGCTTACTTCAATATCACAGGCGCAGGTGCAAGTGATGATGTTGTGTTTGAAGGTCCCGCAGGCAGCGGCGGCAACACCGAAGGACGATTCTTCGCTACCCGAACCGGAGGACTTCCGACTCGCGTTGTGGCTGAAGATCCCAACATCACCGCCAGCTTTTTAACTTGGTTAACGCTGGTGACTTCTTTCAGCGGACGCGATCAACTGGTGACGCAATTGGCAGCGGGAAATGGTCGATCGCCTTACAATCAGTACGCTTCCGCAGGTTTCTATAATGCGTCTGGCGTTCCTTTCACCGATCAAACCGCTGGAACGGAGAACGGTCGTAGCGATGTCGTCATTCGTGACTTGTTCTACAGCTTCCCGGTGAGCGATGCAATCAAAGTCACAGTTGGACCTCGCATCAACTGGTATCGTCACTTCGATGGCAACCGCTTCCTGAATATCTTTGCTTCGGGTGCAAGCTTCGACACCTCGAACAGCACACAGTCGAACTCTGTCGATCGAGGTTCTGGCGCGGTTGTCGAATGGGACATTAGCCCGCAATTGCGCTTAGCGCTCGGCTACTTGGGCGAAAACACAGAATTTCTCTCGCCCGCATTCGGTTTTAATACGTCGAGCAGTCCCCGATTTGGTTTATTTGGCGGAACGAACACCGCTTCAGCCGAACTCACCTTCGCACCGAGTACAAACTTCAATCTGCGCTTGCAGTATAACTACAGCCGGATTCAAGCTTACGGTGGACAAGTCGGCGGCGCGATCGGTGAACCGATTCCGTATGGCTACCTTGATGCAGGAGCTGGATTCTCCGAAGGCGGCGTTGGGGGCGGACTGCGATTTGCAACTGCGAGTATGTTCGGTGTGAACTTTGACTGGCTGATCACGCCAGGGATTGGATTGTTCGGGCGCTATAGCTTTGCAACGATCAATCTCAACCCGATCGATGCCAAAGTCGATACGCAATCGTTCCAGGTGGGCGCGGCTTTCCCAGATTTGGGTAAAAAAGGCGCACAAGCGACGATCGCATTCGTGATGCCAATGGATATTACACGCGGTCGGCGGTTCTTCGCATCCGGTGGCGGCGACGGTGGAACCCAGTACGAGCTTGAGGCTTCCTACTTCTATCCGCTGACCCAAAATATCGCGATCGTGCCCACGTTCTATGCGATTTTCAATGCGAATAATTTCGATAGCAACCCCACGGTTTACGTCGGTAACATTCGCACCCAATTCAGTTTCTAA
- a CDS encoding alpha-amylase, with protein sequence MSEPNGVMMQYFHWYLPSDGTFWNELAEKSEELAQAGITSLWLPPSYKGVGGSYEVGYGVYDMYDLGEFDQKGSVRTKYGTKDEYIKAVKAAQAAGIEVYADVVFNHRMGGDQKEVVEATPFSQDNRAEVIGEYKPVKAWTHFTFPGRGGKYSKMEWHWWHFDAIDYNEYEKQMSAVYLLKGKEFDDNVDLEKGNFDYLMGCDLDMSNPEVCEELKRWGEWYYDTTGVNGFRFDAAKHVTAPFFHDWLEHMRNYSQRELFSVAEYWSYEVEALHYFIEATQGKVAVFDAPLHYNFHAASRAGGSYDMRQIFDNTIVQQQPTLAVTMVENHDSQPLQSLESPVESWFKPLAYALILLRCEGYPCVFYPDYYGACYRDYGGDGNEHEIWLDSHRWLIDQFLYARREYAYGDQYNYFDHPNVVGWTRLGNEEHPGGMAVVLSNGDGGSKWMEVGQCDRTYIDITEHVQEPVTTNEHGWGEFRCNGGSVSVWVPQS encoded by the coding sequence ATGTCTGAACCGAATGGCGTGATGATGCAGTACTTTCACTGGTACTTGCCGAGCGATGGAACATTCTGGAATGAGCTTGCAGAAAAATCCGAAGAACTAGCACAAGCTGGAATCACGTCGCTCTGGTTGCCTCCGTCTTATAAAGGGGTGGGAGGCTCTTATGAAGTCGGGTACGGTGTATATGATATGTACGACTTGGGCGAATTTGACCAAAAAGGATCAGTTCGCACCAAGTACGGCACAAAAGACGAATACATTAAAGCAGTAAAAGCTGCGCAAGCCGCAGGAATTGAGGTTTACGCAGATGTAGTGTTCAATCACCGCATGGGTGGAGACCAAAAAGAAGTGGTCGAAGCAACACCATTCAGTCAAGACAACCGCGCTGAAGTGATTGGGGAATACAAACCGGTCAAAGCTTGGACGCATTTCACGTTTCCGGGTCGGGGCGGCAAGTATTCCAAAATGGAATGGCATTGGTGGCACTTTGATGCGATCGATTACAACGAGTACGAAAAGCAGATGTCTGCCGTTTACCTGCTCAAAGGGAAGGAATTTGACGACAATGTTGACCTAGAGAAAGGTAACTTTGACTATCTCATGGGTTGCGACCTAGATATGAGCAATCCGGAGGTCTGCGAAGAACTGAAGCGCTGGGGTGAATGGTACTACGATACAACCGGAGTGAATGGCTTCCGGTTTGACGCGGCGAAACATGTAACGGCTCCCTTCTTCCACGATTGGTTAGAGCACATGCGGAACTATAGTCAACGGGAACTTTTCTCGGTTGCAGAATACTGGTCGTATGAAGTGGAAGCCCTGCACTATTTCATCGAGGCAACGCAAGGAAAAGTCGCGGTGTTTGATGCGCCGTTGCACTATAACTTCCATGCCGCAAGTCGGGCTGGAGGTAGCTACGATATGCGTCAGATTTTCGACAATACGATCGTGCAGCAGCAACCGACTTTAGCAGTGACGATGGTCGAAAATCACGATTCCCAACCGCTACAATCGTTAGAATCTCCGGTTGAATCCTGGTTCAAACCGCTGGCTTATGCCCTGATTCTTTTGCGGTGTGAGGGTTATCCTTGTGTGTTCTACCCCGACTACTATGGAGCGTGCTATCGCGATTACGGTGGGGATGGGAATGAACATGAAATCTGGCTCGATTCGCATCGCTGGCTGATTGACCAATTCTTATATGCGCGGCGTGAATATGCTTACGGGGATCAATACAACTATTTTGATCATCCGAATGTTGTGGGCTGGACGCGGTTAGGAAACGAAGAGCATCCGGGCGGAATGGCGGTCGTGCTGAGCAACGGAGACGGGGGCAGTAAATGGATGGAAGTCGGACAATGCGATCGTACTTACATCGATATCACTGAACACGTTCAAGAACCCGTTACCACGAATGAACACGGCTGGGGTGAATTCCGTTGTAATGGTGGATCGGTTTCGGTTTGGGTGCCGCAATCCTAG
- a CDS encoding tyrosine-protein kinase domain-containing protein has translation MENQTKPTLSIPEKNGKVPHPPEYLLAIDTTQTEEDSGKLVESLRRRAALIAGVTAATTAATWAVTWNQPPTYESGFQLLIEPVSVQTQQDRDPLSPQSNNSNNKDEFSYETQIAVLQSAKLMKPIVEQIRQRYPDIVNENLAQNLKIERPSDTKLLQVTYRSSDPDRVKFVLDKLAEGYLRYSQKERESNLSYGITFVDRQIGETRRRVDALQRQLQAFRQQNNFIAPESLAGQVTDQVQSISQQRLEVDKAISEAQRQYGNLQDSDGARAALAGDAAYQGVLNKVRELEAKIATESTRFQSDSDEMRVLQQQRNSLIPVLRQEAQRVLGNQLAKLGGDLSVLETRRAVLNRADAYWNGEVQRLPVLSRIYTDLDRERTVATDSLTRLLSTRENLQVQAAQKDIPWQLITPPGRPGQPVDSPQRNIILGALAGLLLGAGIALLVDRADRRVRRVSDIKKISKLPILGTIPHETSASRPSAIAPVFGAMQNNDAIDFAQDGAFTESFRSLYTNLSLLNTHHPLRSIVVSSPTAGDGKTTVALNLAQAAAAMGQRVLLVDADLRHPQLAERLEVPNDRGLTELVAQSLNPQEVIQRLEAMVTAGGNDEPTLGRTNFSILTGGRMPLDPTRLLSSQKMQRLNDYFKAMYDLVIFDAPPVLSYADSSLLATYTNGMLVVAGMGKTDQGDLRQMLDTLQTARVPVLGIVANRNGADMSEG, from the coding sequence ATGGAAAACCAGACCAAACCCACGCTTTCTATCCCTGAAAAAAACGGCAAGGTTCCTCATCCGCCGGAATACTTGCTCGCGATCGATACCACGCAGACTGAGGAAGACTCTGGCAAGCTGGTGGAGTCACTGCGACGCAGAGCCGCGCTCATCGCTGGAGTGACCGCCGCAACAACAGCCGCAACTTGGGCAGTCACTTGGAATCAGCCACCGACCTACGAAAGCGGATTTCAGCTTTTGATTGAACCGGTTAGCGTTCAAACTCAGCAAGACCGAGATCCGCTTTCGCCCCAGAGCAATAATTCAAACAATAAAGACGAATTTAGCTACGAAACGCAGATTGCGGTGCTGCAAAGCGCAAAGCTGATGAAGCCGATCGTCGAGCAGATTAGGCAGCGCTATCCGGACATTGTGAACGAGAATCTCGCGCAGAATCTCAAGATCGAACGTCCATCGGATACGAAACTGCTGCAAGTCACATATCGTAGCTCTGATCCCGATCGCGTCAAGTTCGTGCTGGATAAACTCGCGGAAGGCTACTTGCGCTACAGCCAGAAAGAGCGCGAAAGTAACTTGAGCTACGGAATTACGTTTGTCGATCGTCAAATCGGGGAAACCCGGAGACGAGTCGATGCACTGCAACGTCAGCTTCAAGCCTTTCGACAACAAAACAATTTTATTGCACCAGAATCGCTGGCAGGGCAAGTCACCGATCAGGTGCAATCGATTTCGCAGCAGCGACTCGAAGTGGATAAAGCAATCTCTGAGGCGCAGCGGCAGTATGGTAATCTCCAAGATAGTGATGGGGCAAGAGCGGCTCTCGCTGGGGATGCTGCCTATCAGGGAGTCTTAAACAAAGTACGGGAGCTTGAGGCAAAAATCGCCACCGAATCGACGCGATTCCAGTCCGATTCAGATGAAATGCGCGTCTTACAGCAGCAGCGAAATAGTCTGATCCCGGTCTTGCGGCAAGAAGCGCAGCGGGTATTAGGGAATCAGTTAGCGAAGTTGGGCGGTGATCTCTCGGTGTTGGAGACGCGGCGGGCGGTCTTAAATCGAGCGGATGCGTACTGGAACGGAGAAGTACAGCGCTTGCCCGTCTTATCGCGGATCTATACGGATCTCGATCGAGAACGTACGGTCGCGACAGACAGCTTGACTCGTTTGCTCAGCACTCGTGAAAATCTCCAGGTGCAAGCGGCTCAGAAAGACATTCCGTGGCAACTGATTACGCCGCCAGGTCGTCCCGGTCAACCTGTTGATTCTCCGCAGCGCAATATTATTCTGGGAGCTTTGGCTGGATTGCTTTTAGGAGCAGGGATCGCTCTGCTCGTCGATCGTGCTGATCGACGAGTCCGCCGCGTTTCAGATATCAAGAAGATCTCTAAATTGCCGATTCTGGGAACGATTCCACACGAAACGAGCGCCTCCCGCCCCAGTGCGATCGCACCTGTGTTTGGAGCGATGCAGAACAACGATGCGATCGACTTTGCTCAAGACGGGGCGTTCACCGAGTCATTTCGATCGCTCTATACGAATCTGTCTCTGCTCAATACGCATCATCCGCTGCGCTCGATCGTGGTCAGTTCTCCGACCGCTGGAGATGGCAAGACAACGGTAGCCCTGAATTTAGCGCAGGCTGCCGCAGCAATGGGACAGCGGGTGTTATTAGTAGATGCTGATTTGCGGCATCCACAACTAGCAGAGCGATTGGAAGTGCCCAACGATCGAGGACTGACTGAACTGGTCGCGCAGAGTTTGAATCCGCAAGAAGTGATTCAGCGACTCGAAGCGATGGTGACGGCTGGAGGAAACGACGAACCGACACTGGGACGGACGAATTTCTCGATTTTGACGGGCGGAAGAATGCCGCTTGATCCAACGCGATTGCTATCCTCTCAGAAAATGCAGCGCCTCAATGACTACTTCAAGGCAATGTATGACCTGGTGATCTTCGATGCGCCCCCAGTTTTGAGCTACGCCGATAGTAGTTTGCTTGCAACCTACACGAATGGGATGTTAGTCGTGGCGGGAATGGGCAAAACCGATCAAGGTGATCTCAGACAGATGCTTGATACGCTGCAAACTGCACGAGTGCCCGTACTGGGAATTGTCGCAAATCGCAATGGTGCAGATATGTCTGAAGGCTGA
- a CDS encoding SLBB domain-containing protein, protein MKLKLSPTRVSFLALGAFAAVVAQELARSDARTPSATPPNPGTQKANRTSPSPAPLPNSIALSQPESLFSAATVPNPSGMAKPQTQAIAPPPPPKIAIASSPQVVDVSQLPLDTIIEQTLKLPPPPPSIAVASSTDEKPATPKAPTAASSSPLKDIQGHRAQASILALAQQGIMNGYSDGTFRPNAPITDAQFRSLTKQAAKQASTLATLQRPKDIVTRADAAMYIHRQLQRANGTNPTLVAVNPTESAPLPKLASSNPAQIINSPAPSRPLPPATPPSPTATPAVFSNPEADVADDDSYTLGAGDRIRIDVFNVPEYSKEYQVLVNGTVNLQRVGNVSVRGMTIRQAQDAIATRYRRVLRNPSIDVSLLAARPLNVAIAGEVGKPGTYSLTFGEGGKFPTITKLIREAGGMSRSADARQVVVRRPQRGGGEQQIRLDMWELFTTGNIRQDLTLRDGDSIFIPAARSINLAEAAQMADANFSVASNQPVNVAIVGEVSRPGPYTIKDQIPTLSAAIREAGGIKQLANLKEVKVRRNTRGGTAQTINVDLWQLIRSGDLNQDLVLQQGDTIEIPTALALNSEEARQLGDASFAPSSVKITVVGEVTKPGQVEVPMNTPLNQALLQAGGFTRQANRRRVELVRLNPNGSVTHRDVSIDLSRGIDEKGNPLLQNGDVLVVDRSGLAKTGDTIQNVLGPVLQVLPFRFLFGR, encoded by the coding sequence ATGAAGTTGAAGTTATCACCAACTCGCGTATCCTTTCTCGCTTTGGGTGCTTTTGCGGCAGTCGTGGCTCAAGAGTTAGCCCGCTCTGATGCAAGAACGCCCAGCGCCACCCCACCGAATCCGGGGACTCAGAAAGCGAATCGCACATCACCCAGTCCCGCGCCGCTTCCGAATTCGATCGCGCTGTCTCAGCCAGAAAGCTTGTTCTCGGCTGCCACCGTTCCTAACCCGTCAGGAATGGCGAAACCTCAAACGCAAGCGATCGCACCTCCCCCACCCCCTAAGATCGCGATCGCTTCGAGTCCTCAAGTGGTGGATGTCTCCCAACTCCCGCTCGATACGATTATCGAGCAAACGCTGAAGCTTCCCCCGCCCCCGCCTTCGATCGCGGTCGCTTCGAGCACCGATGAAAAGCCAGCAACACCGAAAGCTCCCACAGCAGCCTCATCCTCGCCCCTGAAAGACATTCAAGGGCATCGTGCTCAAGCGAGTATTCTTGCCTTAGCACAGCAGGGAATTATGAACGGCTACAGTGATGGCACGTTCCGACCGAACGCACCGATTACAGATGCTCAATTTAGAAGCCTTACGAAACAAGCAGCAAAACAAGCCAGCACACTGGCAACGCTGCAACGTCCGAAAGACATCGTAACTCGCGCAGATGCCGCAATGTATATTCATCGGCAATTGCAAAGAGCGAATGGCACGAATCCAACGCTGGTCGCTGTTAACCCAACTGAATCCGCTCCGCTGCCCAAACTCGCTAGCAGCAACCCGGCTCAGATTATCAACAGCCCTGCACCCAGTCGCCCGTTACCGCCTGCAACCCCGCCATCACCCACTGCTACACCTGCTGTTTTCTCTAATCCTGAAGCGGATGTGGCAGATGACGACTCCTACACCTTGGGTGCAGGCGATCGCATTAGAATCGATGTCTTCAATGTGCCTGAGTACAGCAAGGAATATCAGGTTCTCGTCAACGGCACAGTCAACTTACAGCGGGTCGGCAATGTTTCTGTCAGAGGCATGACGATTCGACAGGCGCAAGATGCGATCGCAACAAGATATAGACGAGTGCTGCGGAATCCCTCGATCGATGTCAGTCTCCTTGCAGCACGCCCCTTGAATGTTGCGATCGCGGGCGAAGTCGGTAAACCGGGTACCTATTCTCTGACCTTTGGCGAGGGGGGTAAATTCCCAACGATTACGAAACTGATTCGAGAAGCTGGCGGTATGAGCCGTTCTGCCGATGCGCGTCAAGTCGTTGTCCGTCGTCCTCAGCGCGGTGGCGGAGAGCAGCAGATTCGCCTCGACATGTGGGAGTTATTCACCACCGGAAATATTCGCCAAGACTTGACGCTGCGGGATGGCGATTCGATCTTTATTCCGGCTGCTCGATCGATTAATTTGGCGGAAGCGGCACAGATGGCGGATGCAAACTTTAGCGTCGCGTCAAATCAGCCCGTGAATGTTGCGATCGTTGGAGAAGTCTCCCGTCCCGGACCTTACACGATTAAAGATCAAATTCCCACCCTGTCCGCTGCGATTCGAGAAGCAGGCGGCATCAAACAGCTTGCTAACCTCAAAGAAGTCAAAGTTCGCCGCAATACTCGCGGTGGGACAGCGCAAACGATCAATGTCGATTTGTGGCAGTTGATTCGATCTGGAGATCTCAATCAGGACTTAGTGTTACAGCAAGGCGACACGATCGAGATTCCGACCGCTTTAGCGCTCAATTCTGAAGAAGCAAGACAACTGGGAGATGCTAGCTTTGCGCCGTCGTCGGTCAAAATCACGGTTGTGGGTGAAGTCACCAAGCCGGGTCAGGTCGAAGTCCCGATGAACACGCCGCTGAATCAAGCCTTGCTTCAAGCGGGCGGATTTACGCGCCAAGCGAATCGCCGTCGGGTGGAACTGGTGCGACTCAACCCGAATGGCTCCGTCACGCATCGGGATGTCTCGATCGACCTATCACGCGGCATTGATGAAAAAGGCAATCCGCTGCTGCAAAACGGCGATGTCCTGGTCGTCGATCGCAGTGGACTCGCGAAAACGGGCGACACGATCCAAAACGTGTTAGGTCCAGTCCTCCAGGTCTTGCCGTTCCGCTTCCTTTTTGGACGATAG
- a CDS encoding phosphodiester glycosidase family protein, with protein MSSSGGAIVKGLWVASLALFASGSLGLWFVYSLIPSAPVASTSTPSPTPSPVSDLPKYQQYALPNSEIHTVTVSPKSRFKVSIAVSPTLETIHEFAKSQKAIAVLNGGFFDPKNEKTTSYITQKGKVVSDPKKNDRLMTNSDLAPYLPQILERSEFRSYQCANKVQYAIAPRSASVPSGCQLIDAIGGGPQLLPEFTATQEGFVDPNVGRDSIGITQRNARSAIGIKADGSVVLVMAAQKPEVPQNSGMSVQAMVSFMQRLGVTQALNLDGGSSSALIFQDQTFYGKVGKAGQPVPRAIKSAIVVHE; from the coding sequence GTGTCATCATCAGGGGGAGCGATCGTGAAAGGATTGTGGGTCGCAAGTCTGGCTCTATTTGCGTCTGGCAGTTTGGGATTGTGGTTTGTCTATTCTCTAATTCCGTCCGCACCGGTTGCTTCAACATCGACTCCATCGCCAACCCCGTCTCCTGTGTCGGACTTACCGAAATATCAGCAGTATGCTTTGCCAAATAGTGAGATTCATACGGTGACCGTTTCACCCAAGAGTCGGTTTAAAGTGTCGATCGCAGTTTCTCCGACGCTCGAAACGATTCATGAATTTGCCAAATCCCAGAAGGCGATCGCAGTTCTAAACGGTGGATTTTTTGATCCGAAGAATGAGAAAACCACCTCATATATCACTCAGAAAGGCAAAGTTGTGAGCGATCCGAAGAAGAACGATCGCTTGATGACAAACTCAGATCTCGCTCCTTATTTACCGCAGATCTTAGAGCGATCGGAATTTCGGTCTTATCAATGTGCGAATAAAGTTCAATATGCGATTGCGCCTCGATCCGCCTCTGTTCCATCGGGTTGTCAATTAATTGATGCGATCGGGGGTGGTCCTCAATTGCTGCCAGAATTTACCGCAACTCAAGAAGGCTTTGTTGATCCGAATGTGGGGCGAGATTCGATCGGGATAACTCAACGAAATGCGAGAAGTGCGATCGGCATTAAAGCAGATGGTTCAGTTGTGTTAGTCATGGCAGCTCAGAAACCGGAAGTGCCACAGAATTCTGGAATGTCAGTGCAAGCAATGGTGAGCTTTATGCAGCGACTTGGTGTAACTCAAGCTTTAAATTTAGATGGTGGTTCTTCTTCTGCGTTAATTTTCCAGGATCAAACGTTCTATGGCAAAGTGGGTAAAGCGGGTCAACCCGTTCCCAGAGCCATCAAATCCGCCATTGTTGTGCATGAGTAA
- a CDS encoding DNA-3-methyladenine glycosylase: MSNLDYAVAIQTLKTADPKLGAIIDQVGVCTLDQSQHPGNVLDSLARSIIYQQLSTKSATAIYHRFLKLYENGMSAESILNTPDEMLREVGLSRQKIVYVNDLAQNVLIGLPTLEELELLDDETIIQTLTKIKGIGRWTVQMLLIFRLHRWDVLPVDDLGIRSGIRRVYGLEEMPDRKTVLEIGKAWEPYSTIASWYLWRSLELPEVK; encoded by the coding sequence ATGAGTAATCTAGATTATGCAGTCGCAATTCAAACTTTAAAAACTGCTGATCCCAAACTTGGTGCAATCATTGATCAAGTTGGGGTCTGTACGCTCGATCAATCTCAGCATCCAGGGAATGTGTTGGATTCATTAGCTCGATCGATTATTTATCAACAGCTATCTACCAAATCTGCAACTGCTATCTATCATCGCTTTCTCAAACTGTATGAGAATGGGATGAGTGCAGAATCAATTTTGAATACACCCGATGAAATGCTGCGTGAAGTTGGATTATCACGTCAAAAAATTGTTTATGTGAACGACTTAGCGCAAAACGTATTAATAGGTTTACCAACGTTAGAAGAATTAGAACTGTTAGACGATGAGACGATTATTCAAACGCTAACGAAAATCAAAGGAATCGGGCGTTGGACAGTTCAGATGCTGCTAATTTTTCGGCTGCATCGCTGGGATGTTTTACCTGTCGATGATTTGGGAATTCGATCGGGAATTCGTCGAGTGTATGGATTAGAAGAAATGCCCGATCGTAAAACAGTGTTAGAGATTGGCAAAGCTTGGGAACCGTATTCGACGATCGCCAGTTGGTACTTATGGCGAAGTTTAGAACTCCCTGAAGTAAAATAA